A window of Streptomyces puniciscabiei contains these coding sequences:
- a CDS encoding helix-turn-helix domain-containing protein, with translation MGIFARDESRTTLAASRIARQATASLAGVLAGRGKTRSDLAAAMGVSPGRVSQIMSGDANLTVRTLAAVAEALDADVQITFCPRGQSADARASSSTDASRVRSSGLPARH, from the coding sequence ATGGGCATTTTTGCCCGTGACGAGAGCCGGACGACCTTGGCGGCTTCCCGGATAGCGCGGCAGGCTACGGCCTCCCTGGCCGGCGTACTGGCGGGGCGGGGCAAGACCCGCTCCGATCTGGCGGCGGCGATGGGTGTCAGCCCGGGACGTGTCAGTCAGATCATGTCCGGCGATGCGAACCTGACCGTGCGCACTCTCGCCGCCGTAGCGGAGGCGCTGGATGCCGACGTCCAGATCACGTTCTGTCCCCGAGGGCAGTCGGCGGACGCCAGGGCCAGCAGCAGCACGGACGCGTCGCGCGTCAGGAGCAGCGGGCTGCCGGCCCGACACTGA